Proteins encoded by one window of Pseudomonas sp. LS44:
- the rpoB gene encoding DNA-directed RNA polymerase subunit beta gives MAYSYTEKKRIRKDFSKLPDVMDVPYLLAIQLDSYREFLQAGVTKEQFRDIGLHAAFKSVFPIISYSGNAALEYVGYRLGEPAFDVKECVLRGVTYAVPLRVKVRLIIFDKESSNKAIKDIKEQEVYMGEIPLMTENGTFVINGTERVIVSQLHRSPGVFFDHDRGKTHSSGKLLYSARIIPYRGSWLDFEFDPKDAVFVRIDRRRKLPASVLLRALGYSTEEVLDAFYATNVFHVKGETLNLELVPQRLRGEVAVLDIKDEKGKVIVEQGRRITARHINQIDKAGIKELETPLDYVIGRTTAKAIVHPATGEIIAECNTELTAELLAKIAKAQVVRIETLYTNDIDCGPFISDTLKIDSTTNQLEALVEIYRMMRPGEPPTKDAAETLFNNLFFSAERYDLSAVGRMKFNRRIGRNEIEGSGVLSREDIVEVLKTLVDIRNGKGIVDDIDHLGNRRVRCVGEMAENQFRVGLVRVERAVKERLSMAESEGLMPQDLINAKPVAAAVKEFFGSSQLSQFMDQNNPLSEITHKRRVSALGPGGLTRERAGFEVRDVHPTHYGRVCPIETPEGPNIGLINSLAAYARTNQYGFLESPYRVVKDTLVTNEIVFLSAIEEADHVIAQASAAMNDKGHLVDELVAVRHLNEFTVKAPEDVTLMDVSPKQVVSVAASLIPFLEHDDANRALMGSNMQRQAVPTLRSDKPLVGTGMERNVARDSGVCVVARRGGVIDSVDASRIVVRVNDDEVETGEAGVDIYNLTKYTRSNQNTCINQRPLVQKGDKVARSDILADGPSTDMGELALGQNMRVAFMPWNGYNFEDSILLSERVVQEDRFTTIHIQELTCVARDTKLGPEEITSDIPNVGEAALNKLDEAGIVYVGAEVGPGDILVGKVTPKGETQLTPEEKLLRAIFGEKASDVKDTSLRVPTGTKGTVIDVQVFTRDGVERDTRALAIEKMQLDEIRKDLNEEFRIVEGATFERLRSALVGKKAEGGAGLKKGAEITDEFLDGLERGQWFKLRMAEDALNEQLEKAQAYISDRRQLLDDKFEDKKRKLQQGDDLAPGVLKIVKVYLAIRRRIQPGDKMAGRHGNKGVVSVIMPVEDMPHDANGTPVDIVLNPLGVPSRMNVGQILETHLGLAAKGLGEKINRMLEEQRKVAELRKFMQQIYNEIGGRQESLDELSDTEILNLAKNLRGGVPMATPVFDGAKESEIKAMLKLADLPESGQMRLTDGRTGNQFERPTTVGYMYMLKLNHLVDDKMHARSTGSYSLVTQQPLGGKAQFGGQRFGEMEVWALEAYGAAYTLQEMLTVKSDDVNGRTKMYKNIVDGDHRMEPGMPESFNVLIKEIRSLGIDIDLETE, from the coding sequence ATGGCTTACTCATACACTGAGAAAAAACGTATCCGCAAAGACTTTAGCAAGTTGCCGGACGTCATGGATGTACCCTACCTCCTGGCCATCCAGCTGGATTCGTATCGCGAATTCCTGCAGGCGGGAGTGACCAAGGAGCAGTTCCGTGATATCGGCCTGCACGCGGCCTTCAAGTCTGTTTTCCCGATTATCAGCTATTCCGGCAATGCTGCTCTGGAGTATGTCGGTTATCGCCTGGGTGAACCGGCCTTTGATGTTAAAGAGTGCGTGCTGCGCGGCGTGACCTATGCCGTTCCGCTGCGGGTAAAAGTGCGCCTGATCATTTTCGACAAAGAATCGTCGAACAAAGCGATCAAGGACATCAAGGAGCAAGAAGTCTACATGGGGGAAATCCCCCTGATGACCGAGAACGGTACCTTCGTTATCAACGGTACCGAGCGCGTCATCGTTTCCCAGTTGCACCGTTCGCCTGGCGTATTCTTCGACCACGACCGTGGCAAGACCCACAGCTCGGGCAAGCTGCTGTACTCGGCGCGGATCATTCCTTACCGCGGCTCCTGGCTGGACTTCGAGTTCGATCCGAAAGACGCCGTGTTCGTGCGGATCGACCGTCGCCGCAAACTGCCGGCTTCCGTCCTGCTGCGCGCGCTGGGCTACAGTACTGAAGAAGTGCTGGACGCTTTCTACGCGACCAACGTGTTCCACGTTAAAGGCGAAACCCTCAATCTTGAGCTGGTTCCGCAGCGTCTGCGTGGCGAAGTCGCCGTCCTCGATATCAAGGACGAGAAAGGCAAGGTCATCGTTGAGCAAGGCCGCCGAATTACTGCGCGCCACATCAACCAGATCGACAAGGCTGGCATCAAAGAGCTGGAAACCCCGCTCGATTACGTCATTGGCCGCACCACAGCCAAGGCCATTGTGCATCCGGCCACCGGCGAAATCATTGCCGAATGCAATACCGAGCTGACTGCCGAGCTGCTGGCTAAGATCGCCAAAGCGCAGGTCGTGCGTATCGAAACGTTGTACACCAACGACATCGATTGTGGTCCGTTCATTTCCGACACCCTGAAGATCGACTCCACTACCAATCAATTGGAAGCGTTGGTCGAGATCTACCGGATGATGCGTCCTGGCGAGCCGCCGACCAAGGATGCCGCGGAAACGCTGTTCAACAATCTGTTCTTCAGCGCCGAGCGCTACGACCTGTCGGCTGTCGGTCGCATGAAGTTCAATCGCCGCATCGGTCGTAACGAGATCGAAGGTTCTGGTGTGCTGAGCCGCGAAGACATCGTTGAGGTGCTGAAAACGTTGGTGGACATCCGCAACGGCAAAGGCATCGTCGATGACATCGACCACCTGGGCAACCGTCGCGTACGTTGCGTTGGCGAGATGGCCGAGAACCAGTTCCGCGTGGGTCTGGTGCGTGTCGAGCGAGCGGTCAAAGAGCGCTTGTCGATGGCGGAAAGCGAAGGCTTGATGCCGCAGGACCTGATCAACGCCAAGCCAGTTGCGGCGGCGGTGAAAGAGTTCTTCGGCTCCAGCCAGCTCTCGCAGTTCATGGACCAGAACAATCCGCTTTCCGAGATCACTCACAAGCGCCGCGTCTCTGCACTCGGCCCAGGTGGTTTGACTCGTGAGCGCGCGGGCTTCGAAGTTCGTGACGTACACCCGACTCACTATGGTCGTGTGTGCCCGATCGAGACCCCCGAAGGTCCGAACATCGGCCTGATCAACTCGCTGGCCGCCTATGCCCGCACCAACCAGTACGGCTTCCTGGAAAGTCCGTACCGGGTGGTGAAGGACACTCTGGTGACCAACGAAATCGTCTTCCTGTCCGCAATTGAAGAGGCCGATCACGTGATCGCCCAGGCTTCGGCGGCAATGAACGACAAGGGTCATCTGGTCGACGAGTTGGTGGCAGTGCGTCACCTCAACGAGTTCACCGTTAAGGCGCCGGAAGACGTCACCTTGATGGACGTGTCGCCCAAGCAGGTAGTGTCGGTCGCCGCATCGTTGATCCCGTTCCTTGAGCACGACGACGCCAACCGCGCCCTCATGGGTTCGAACATGCAGCGCCAAGCGGTGCCGACTCTGCGTTCTGATAAGCCGCTGGTAGGTACTGGCATGGAGCGCAACGTCGCCCGTGACTCAGGTGTCTGCGTCGTCGCTCGTCGTGGGGGGGTGATCGATTCGGTCGACGCCAGCCGTATCGTGGTGCGCGTCAATGATGATGAAGTCGAGACCGGTGAAGCCGGCGTCGACATCTACAACCTGACCAAATACACCCGTTCCAACCAGAACACCTGCATCAACCAGCGTCCGCTGGTGCAGAAAGGTGACAAGGTTGCCCGCAGCGACATTCTTGCCGATGGTCCGTCCACCGACATGGGCGAGCTGGCTCTCGGTCAGAACATGCGCGTCGCGTTCATGCCGTGGAACGGTTACAACTTCGAAGACTCCATCCTCCTCTCCGAGCGTGTGGTCCAGGAAGATCGCTTCACCACCATCCACATCCAGGAGCTGACCTGTGTGGCACGTGACACCAAGCTTGGGCCAGAGGAAATCACCTCCGACATCCCGAACGTTGGTGAAGCAGCGCTGAACAAGCTGGACGAGGCCGGTATTGTCTACGTCGGCGCTGAAGTTGGCCCGGGCGATATCCTGGTCGGTAAGGTCACGCCGAAGGGTGAGACCCAGCTGACTCCGGAAGAGAAGCTGCTGCGTGCAATCTTTGGTGAGAAGGCGTCTGACGTTAAAGACACTTCCCTGCGCGTGCCGACTGGCACCAAAGGCACTGTGATCGACGTTCAGGTCTTCACCCGCGATGGCGTCGAGCGTGACACGCGCGCTCTGGCCATCGAGAAGATGCAGCTCGACGAGATCCGCAAGGACCTCAACGAAGAGTTCCGCATCGTCGAAGGTGCGACCTTCGAACGTCTGCGTTCCGCTCTGGTTGGCAAAAAAGCCGAAGGCGGCGCTGGCCTGAAGAAAGGCGCCGAGATCACCGACGAGTTCCTCGACGGCCTTGAGCGCGGCCAGTGGTTCAAACTGCGCATGGCTGAGGATGCACTGAACGAGCAGTTGGAGAAGGCCCAGGCCTACATCTCCGATCGCCGTCAGTTGCTGGACGACAAGTTCGAAGACAAGAAGCGCAAGCTGCAACAGGGCGATGACCTGGCGCCGGGCGTGCTGAAAATCGTCAAGGTTTACCTGGCTATCCGCCGCCGCATCCAGCCGGGCGACAAGATGGCTGGTCGTCACGGTAACAAGGGTGTGGTCTCGGTGATCATGCCGGTCGAAGACATGCCGCACGATGCCAATGGCACCCCGGTCGACATCGTCCTCAACCCGTTGGGCGTACCGTCGCGTATGAACGTCGGTCAGATCCTCGAGACTCACCTGGGCCTCGCGGCCAAAGGGTTGGGCGAGAAGATCAACCGGATGCTCGAGGAGCAGCGCAAGGTCGCTGAACTGCGCAAGTTCATGCAGCAGATCTACAACGAAATCGGTGGCCGCCAGGAAAGCCTGGATGAGTTGAGCGATACCGAAATCTTGAATCTGGCGAAGAACCTACGTGGCGGCGTGCCGATGGCTACTCCGGTATTCGATGGCGCCAAGGAAAGCGAAATCAAGGCCATGTTGAAGTTGGCCGATCTGCCGGAAAGCGGCCAGATGCGCCTGACTGACGGCCGGACTGGTAACCAGTTCGAGCGTCCGACCACCGTCGGCTACATGTACATGCTGAAACTGAACCACTTGGTGGACGACAAGATGCACGCGCGTTCCACTGGTTCCTACAGCCTGGTCACTCAGCAACCGCTGGGTGGTAAGGCGCAATTCGGTGGTCAGCGCTTCGGTGAGATGGAGGTCTGGGCCTTGGAGGCCTATGGCGCCGCCTACACCCTGCAGGAAATGCTGACCGTGAAGTCGGACGATGTGAACGGCCGCACCAAGATGTACAAAAACATCGTGGACGGCGATCACCGTATGGAGCCGGGCATGCCCGAGTCCTTCAACGTGTTGATCAAAGAGATCCGTTCGCTCGGTATCGACATCGATCTGGAAACCGAATAA
- the rplL gene encoding 50S ribosomal protein L7/L12, translating into MALSNEDIIEAIGQKTVLEVVELIKAMEEKFGVTAAAAAAAGPAAAAAVVEEQTEFNVVLLEAGEKKVNVIKAVRELTGLGLKEAKAVVDGAPGVVKEAVSKDEAEAAKKALEEAGAKVELK; encoded by the coding sequence ATGGCTCTGTCGAACGAAGACATCATCGAAGCAATCGGCCAGAAAACCGTTCTGGAAGTTGTTGAACTGATCAAAGCAATGGAAGAGAAATTCGGCGTTACCGCTGCTGCTGCTGCTGCTGCAGGTCCGGCCGCTGCTGCTGCTGTTGTTGAAGAGCAAACCGAGTTCAACGTTGTTCTGCTCGAAGCTGGCGAGAAGAAAGTTAACGTCATCAAGGCTGTTCGCGAACTGACCGGTCTGGGCCTGAAAGAAGCCAAGGCTGTAGTTGACGGTGCTCCTGGCGTGGTCAAAGAAGCTGTGTCGAAAGACGAAGCTGAAGCTGCCAAGAAAGCTCTGGAAGAAGCAGGCGCCAAAGTCGAGCTCAAGTAA
- the rplJ gene encoding 50S ribosomal protein L10, with translation MAIKLEDKKAIVAEVNEAAKAALSAVVADARGVTVGAMTGLRKEAREAGVYVRVVRNTLLRRAVEGTQYDVLNDVFKGPTLIAFSNEHPGAAARLFKEFSKGQDKFEIKAAAFEGKFLAANQIDVLATLPTYNEAISQLMSVIQGATSKLARTLAAVRDQKEAAAA, from the coding sequence GTGGCAATTAAACTCGAAGACAAAAAAGCCATCGTCGCTGAAGTCAACGAGGCTGCCAAAGCCGCTCTGTCTGCTGTCGTGGCTGATGCCCGTGGCGTGACTGTCGGCGCAATGACCGGACTCCGTAAAGAGGCCCGCGAAGCTGGCGTATACGTACGTGTTGTGCGTAACACCCTGCTGCGCCGCGCTGTTGAAGGCACTCAATATGATGTGCTCAACGACGTGTTCAAAGGCCCGACCCTGATTGCGTTCTCCAACGAACATCCGGGCGCTGCTGCTCGCCTGTTCAAAGAGTTCTCCAAGGGTCAGGACAAGTTCGAGATCAAGGCAGCTGCGTTCGAGGGCAAGTTCCTCGCAGCTAATCAGATCGACGTACTGGCAACTCTGCCGACTTACAACGAAGCCATTTCTCAGCTGATGAGCGTGATTCAAGGCGCTACCAGCAAGTTGGCTCGTACTTTGGCAGCTGTTCGCGACCAGAAAGAAGCTGCCGCCGCCTAA